A section of the Solitalea canadensis DSM 3403 genome encodes:
- a CDS encoding DUF6443 domain-containing protein, with the protein MIQLFNKRMLLLVVFLSIICASVFAQQASVSLSTYSGQSEIMATQSVTLLPGVSIPSGSNVRIYISGAAAYCTPLAAAPSTNQNYILTNTIKVPGIIDEAGLVNRNTCEISQTIQYFDGLGRPLQTVQTKGSPLLNDIVQPFEYDAFGREAKKYLLYVGGSNGSYKTDALTPEAGVSKFYSLTNQNYASTAYPFAETKFEASPLNRVEQQGAVGEAWQLLNAGISESGHTIKTEYGTNVANEVKLWTLKADGTGATATFYEANQLYKTTLKDENWIAADGTKGTTEEFKDKEGRVVLKRILDDAGTALSTQYVYDDFGNLRYVIPPAVTATTITENDATFNELIYAYHYDGRQRMVEKKIPAKGWEFIVYNKLDQVVLTQDAVQRAKAADEWLFTKYDALGRVIMTGLYKDGGNIAVLTSNVKRLDLQTQVDGQDPANLWETRTAGDYSNNSFPISISDTYTVIYYDNYAFPGNPFGAPTGGQSLMTRSLLTGTKVKVLDGGSTYLWTVNFYDNEGRVIQSKSTNYLSGQDVVDNTYDFPGQLKISKRIHTVSGKAPLEITTRYEYDHMGRQIDTYEKIGNASEVLLASYKYNELGQQIKKQLHSENNGSSYLQAVDYAYNIRGWLKSTTAPQFSMSLKYDDATATAYKQYNGNIGEMNYTGPTSGVKGFQYSYDKLNRLTSAVSTSNLLNESLTYDVMGNILSLNRTGAGYGNTTYDYVKNGVNSNQLQSTAGNIESNYSYDVNGNLLTDSKKAIALTYNYLNLPKTVAVNGTPNVTYIYDAAGNKLRKTIIAEGGPKNTDYVAGIQYRDNGTLDFVQTEEGRAISTGGSFKYEYNLSDHLGNIRVCFDKTGLLQEDEYYAFGLRKSVFNGSSNLYLYNGKELQSELGEYDYGARFYNPILGRWNVVDLLAESYNNISPYNYVVNNPISNIDPDGMRVVDNGDRYTITGDDVYYYLGAIQQIAAGKGNKASFNKALSTASQQNEGEGGSFEYNLGGDGNYSSSMPLQPDNRNYQSSWQSFKDQINSQRDALIASEYFIYGSVELSMLYMGGGGGYSRTLSAAGIRESIPVAAKTGSTVANRLGQLMHKAYKAADVLEGVRIKEFRLPSGKRIDFIDFENKIIYELKPNNPRAIKEGYKQLAMYLQEVESIYGKGFKTILDTY; encoded by the coding sequence ATGATACAGCTTTTTAATAAAAGGATGCTACTGTTGGTGGTTTTCCTGAGCATAATTTGTGCAAGCGTATTTGCCCAGCAGGCTAGCGTGAGTTTATCCACTTATTCCGGACAGTCGGAAATTATGGCTACCCAAAGTGTTACTTTATTACCCGGAGTAAGCATTCCGTCAGGCAGTAATGTAAGGATTTACATCAGTGGAGCAGCTGCTTACTGTACACCTTTAGCTGCAGCACCGAGCACAAATCAGAATTACATTCTTACCAACACTATTAAAGTGCCGGGCATTATAGATGAAGCAGGTCTTGTCAACCGCAACACTTGTGAGATCAGCCAGACCATCCAATATTTTGACGGATTGGGTCGGCCGTTGCAAACGGTACAAACCAAGGGCAGTCCCTTGTTGAACGACATTGTCCAGCCGTTTGAGTACGATGCGTTTGGCAGGGAAGCTAAAAAGTATCTGCTATATGTAGGAGGCTCTAACGGAAGCTATAAGACCGATGCCTTAACTCCTGAGGCTGGAGTAAGCAAATTTTATAGCCTTACGAATCAGAATTATGCATCAACTGCTTACCCTTTCGCAGAAACCAAGTTTGAAGCCTCGCCTTTAAATCGAGTAGAACAACAAGGAGCAGTAGGAGAAGCCTGGCAGTTACTAAATGCTGGTATTAGCGAATCTGGGCATACGATAAAAACAGAATACGGCACCAATGTAGCCAATGAAGTAAAACTGTGGACGCTGAAAGCCGACGGAACCGGAGCTACTGCAACTTTCTATGAAGCCAATCAGTTGTATAAAACTACTCTTAAAGATGAAAACTGGATTGCGGCCGATGGAACAAAAGGTACAACAGAAGAGTTCAAGGACAAAGAGGGTAGAGTAGTACTTAAGCGCATCCTTGATGATGCAGGTACAGCATTATCAACTCAATATGTGTACGATGATTTTGGTAATCTACGGTACGTCATTCCTCCGGCAGTAACAGCCACTACCATCACGGAAAACGACGCCACCTTCAATGAACTGATCTATGCCTATCATTACGATGGTCGTCAGCGGATGGTGGAAAAGAAAATTCCTGCCAAAGGCTGGGAATTCATTGTGTACAACAAGCTGGATCAGGTGGTATTGACCCAGGATGCCGTTCAACGAGCTAAAGCGGCTGATGAATGGCTGTTTACCAAGTACGATGCATTGGGTAGAGTCATAATGACCGGTTTGTACAAAGACGGAGGTAATATTGCCGTGCTGACCAGCAATGTCAAGCGATTGGACCTGCAAACCCAGGTGGATGGCCAAGATCCAGCCAATTTATGGGAAACCCGCACGGCAGGCGATTATTCCAATAACAGTTTTCCAATATCTATTTCAGATACTTATACTGTTATCTATTACGATAACTATGCCTTTCCCGGTAATCCTTTTGGCGCGCCGACCGGAGGTCAAAGCCTGATGACCAGGAGCCTTTTGACGGGAACCAAGGTGAAAGTATTGGATGGCGGCAGTACCTATTTGTGGACGGTGAACTTCTACGATAATGAAGGCCGGGTGATTCAAAGCAAGAGCACCAATTACCTTTCAGGCCAGGATGTGGTGGATAACACCTATGATTTTCCGGGACAGCTTAAAATATCCAAGCGCATCCATACCGTTTCAGGCAAAGCACCGCTGGAGATCACCACTCGTTATGAGTATGATCACATGGGCAGACAAATCGATACTTATGAAAAGATCGGTAATGCGAGTGAAGTGTTACTGGCTTCCTACAAATACAATGAATTGGGTCAACAGATTAAAAAACAACTCCATTCGGAGAATAATGGAAGTTCATATTTGCAAGCAGTGGATTACGCCTATAACATTCGCGGTTGGTTGAAGAGCACTACTGCTCCGCAGTTTTCCATGAGCTTAAAGTACGATGATGCTACTGCAACAGCTTACAAGCAGTACAATGGCAATATTGGAGAGATGAACTACACGGGTCCCACCAGCGGAGTCAAAGGCTTCCAGTACAGTTATGATAAATTGAACCGTTTAACCAGTGCCGTTTCGACCAGTAACTTGCTGAATGAAAGCCTGACTTATGATGTAATGGGGAATATTCTGTCGCTGAACCGAACCGGAGCAGGTTATGGTAACACCACTTATGATTACGTAAAGAATGGTGTTAATAGTAACCAACTGCAAAGCACAGCGGGTAATATTGAATCTAACTACAGTTATGATGTAAACGGTAACCTACTTACCGATAGTAAGAAAGCAATTGCCTTAACCTATAATTATTTAAATCTGCCTAAAACAGTGGCTGTAAACGGAACCCCAAATGTTACGTATATTTACGACGCTGCAGGTAATAAACTACGTAAAACTATTATAGCGGAGGGAGGTCCAAAAAACACTGATTACGTAGCAGGTATTCAGTACAGGGATAATGGAACATTGGATTTTGTTCAGACTGAAGAAGGAAGAGCCATTTCAACAGGAGGTAGTTTTAAATATGAATATAATCTTTCCGACCATTTAGGAAATATAAGAGTATGTTTTGATAAAACAGGATTATTACAAGAAGATGAATATTATGCATTTGGGTTAAGAAAAAGTGTATTTAATGGATCAAGCAACTTATATTTATATAATGGTAAGGAATTACAAAGTGAGTTGGGTGAGTATGATTACGGCGCAAGGTTCTATAATCCGATATTAGGTAGGTGGAATGTAGTGGACCTGCTGGCAGAAAGTTATAACAATATATCTCCATATAATTATGTAGTTAATAATCCAATTAGTAATATCGATCCGGATGGAATGCGCGTAGTTGACAATGGAGATCGATACACAATTACAGGCGATGATGTATATTATTATTTGGGGGCTATTCAGCAGATTGCAGCGGGTAAAGGGAATAAAGCCAGCTTCAATAAGGCACTTTCAACTGCATCTCAACAGAATGAAGGAGAAGGGGGTAGTTTTGAGTATAACTTAGGGGGCGATGGAAATTATAGTAGCTCCATGCCGTTGCAACCAGATAATCGCAATTATCAAAGTAGCTGGCAATCCTTCAAGGATCAGATAAATTCTCAAAGAGATGCATTGATTGCATCAGAGTATTTTATTTATGGAAGCGTTGAGTTGTCAATGCTGTATATGGGAGGTGGTGGTGGATATTCGCGCACGTTATCAGCAGCAGGTATAAGAGAAAGTATTCCAGTTGCCGCTAAGACGGGAAGCACCGTAGCTAACCGCTTAGGACAATTAATGCATAAAGCATACAAAGCAGCAGATGTTTTGGAAGGAGTACGAATAAAAGAATTTAGGTTACCAAGTGGAAAACGCATAGATTTCATTGACTTCGAAAATAAAATTATTTATGAACTCAAACCCAATAATCCAAGAGCCATAAAGGAAGGATACAAGCAACTAGCAATGTATCTGCAAGAAGTGGAAAGCATTTACGGAAAAGGTTTCAAAACAATTTTAGATACATATTAA
- a CDS encoding DUF4304 domain-containing protein: MDSKIFKKTVANFLIGKGFSKKGSYYYLFFKDLAIVVGFQKSNFSNDYYINIGYVISELNSNLLTPRDVDGDVRARFSVELEGKKVDSFNLDKLTVDMLINAIDENIKHYVLEITSIEKLKLLLQENSIMLYQTKLAAKQLLKLE, translated from the coding sequence ATGGATTCAAAAATATTCAAAAAAACTGTTGCTAATTTTCTCATTGGAAAAGGTTTTTCGAAAAAAGGCAGTTATTATTATCTTTTTTTTAAAGATTTAGCAATTGTGGTTGGATTTCAAAAATCCAATTTTTCCAATGACTATTACATTAATATAGGATATGTTATTTCTGAACTAAATTCAAATCTTTTAACACCGAGAGATGTTGATGGGGATGTCAGAGCGAGATTTAGCGTGGAATTAGAAGGTAAAAAAGTTGATTCTTTTAACCTGGATAAGTTAACTGTTGATATGTTAATTAATGCCATAGACGAGAATATTAAACATTATGTTCTTGAAATTACTTCAATAGAAAAATTGAAGCTTCTTTTACAAGAAAATTCAATAATGTTATATCAAACTAAGTTGGCCGCAAAACAATTGTTAAAACTTGAATAA
- a CDS encoding RHS repeat domain-containing protein: protein MNFYDNEGRVIQSKSTNYLSGQDVVDNTYDFPGQLQLSKRTHTVSGKAPLEITSPYEYDHMGRKLNTYEQIGTGNTEVLLASYKYNELGQQIKKQLHSENNGGSYLQAVDYAYNIRGWLKSSTAPKFSMSLKYDDATATAYKQYNGNIGEMNYTGPTSGVKGFQYSYDKLNRLTSAVSTSNLLNETLTYDVMGNILSLNRTGAGYGNTTYDYVKNGVNGNQLQSIAGNIIASYGYDVNGNLLTDSKKGITLTYNYLNLPNTVTGTQNITYIYDAAGNKLRKSVIVGGVPKNTDYIAGIQYRDNGTLDFVQTEEGRAISTGGSYKYEYNLSDHLGNVRVSFDKTGLLQEDEYYAFGLRKSVFNGSSNLYLYNGKELQSELNQYDYGARFYDPVLGRWNVIDPLAEKMRRHSPYNYCFDNPIRFIDPDGRAPSGDWPLLSGIVQKAKEVISKIPTIKLEVTQTVGPQVGFKLGKVADVDFSPASIKISSTTVKLEKGKLGSETKHGFAETKNGATIMDKSSVKNTGIEMENKMGLTVGGFGGEFGQSMKILSLGNDNESMQYTDYKKFVKTTGTEGELGVTVSKETSRYGTVQRKVESGFTVGGKFIYGVEMKLTMEQVK, encoded by the coding sequence GTGAACTTCTACGATAATGAAGGCCGGGTAATTCAAAGCAAGAGCACCAATTACCTTTCGGGCCAGGATGTGGTGGATAACACCTATGATTTTCCGGGACAGCTCCAACTATCCAAACGCACCCATACCGTTTCAGGGAAAGCACCGCTGGAGATCACCAGCCCTTATGAGTACGATCATATGGGTAGAAAGTTGAATACCTATGAGCAAATTGGAACAGGTAATACCGAGGTGTTACTAGCTTCCTACAAATACAATGAACTGGGCCAGCAGATTAAAAAACAACTGCATTCGGAGAACAATGGCGGCTCCTACCTGCAAGCAGTGGATTATGCCTACAACATCCGTGGCTGGTTAAAGAGCAGTACGGCTCCAAAGTTCTCCATGAGCTTAAAGTACGATGATGCTACTGCAACAGCTTACAAGCAGTACAATGGCAATATTGGAGAGATGAACTACACGGGTCCCACCAGCGGAGTCAAAGGCTTCCAGTACAGTTATGATAAATTGAACCGTTTAACCAGTGCCGTTTCTACCAGTAACTTGCTGAATGAAACCCTGACTTATGATGTAATGGGGAATATTTTGTCGCTGAACCGAACCGGAGCAGGTTATGGTAACACCACTTATGATTACGTAAAGAATGGCGTGAATGGCAATCAGCTGCAAAGCATAGCGGGTAATATTATAGCCAGCTATGGGTACGATGTAAACGGTAACTTGCTTACCGATAGTAAGAAAGGAATTACTTTAACCTATAATTACTTAAACCTGCCTAATACGGTGACTGGAACCCAAAATATCACCTATATTTACGATGCAGCGGGAAATAAACTGCGTAAGAGTGTTATAGTGGGGGGAGTTCCTAAAAACACCGACTATATAGCGGGTATTCAGTACAGGGATAATGGAACATTAGATTTTGTTCAGACTGAAGAAGGAAGAGCCATTTCAACAGGAGGTAGTTATAAATATGAATATAATCTTTCCGACCATTTAGGAAATGTAAGAGTAAGTTTTGATAAAACAGGATTGTTACAAGAGGATGAATACTATGCATTTGGGTTAAGAAAGAGTGTGTTTAACGGATCAAGTAACTTGTATTTATATAATGGTAAGGAATTACAAAGTGAGCTAAATCAATATGATTATGGGGCTCGGTTCTATGATCCGGTGTTGGGTAGGTGGAATGTTATCGATCCATTGGCCGAAAAAATGCGTAGGCATTCACCATATAACTATTGTTTTGATAATCCGATTCGCTTTATTGATCCAGATGGAAGGGCACCTTCTGGAGATTGGCCATTGTTGTCTGGCATTGTACAAAAAGCTAAGGAAGTAATAAGTAAAATTCCTACTATTAAATTAGAAGTTACACAGACGGTGGGTCCCCAGGTAGGATTTAAACTAGGAAAAGTAGCGGATGTTGATTTTAGTCCAGCGAGTATAAAAATTTCTTCAACAACAGTAAAATTGGAAAAAGGAAAATTAGGATCAGAAACAAAACATGGATTTGCAGAAACAAAAAATGGGGCAACAATAATGGATAAATCATCGGTTAAGAATACTGGAATAGAGATGGAGAATAAGATGGGATTAACAGTTGGTGGATTTGGAGGAGAGTTTGGACAATCCATGAAAATACTTAGCTTAGGGAACGACAATGAGTCTATGCAATACACAGATTATAAAAAATTTGTAAAAACGACAGGAACGGAAGGTGAACTTGGAGTTACGGTTTCGAAAGAAACAAGTAGGTATGGCACAGTTCAACGTAAGGTTGAGAGCGGGTTTACTGTCGGAGGGAAATTTATATATGGGGTTGAAATGAAATTAACAATGGAGCAAGTAAAATGA
- a CDS encoding transposase codes for MTAKKKRASQHYSEEFKRSVIEEYLSTGSSKMSLLRKYDIRMKSGIQRWMKQLGYLDIHQKTRDLPPSIIPPLALKKTDKQESATNQALEQRIKELERLLEDEQLRSEAYGRMIAIAEQEYKIPIRKKSNTK; via the coding sequence ATGACAGCAAAAAAGAAAAGAGCAAGTCAACATTATTCCGAGGAATTCAAGCGCAGTGTGATAGAAGAGTATTTAAGCACTGGTAGTAGCAAGATGTCGTTGTTGAGAAAATATGACATCAGAATGAAGAGTGGGATTCAAAGATGGATGAAGCAATTAGGGTATTTGGATATTCATCAAAAAACAAGAGATTTGCCACCTTCTATTATTCCACCCTTGGCATTAAAAAAGACAGACAAACAGGAATCAGCCACCAATCAGGCATTAGAACAGCGCATCAAAGAGCTGGAACGCTTGCTGGAAGATGAACAGCTTCGCTCGGAGGCCTATGGGCGAATGATTGCTATTGCCGAACAGGAGTATAAGATTCCCATTCGAAAAAAGTCCAATACCAAGTAA
- a CDS encoding RHS repeat domain-containing protein translates to MNFYDNEGRVIQSKSTNYLSGQDVVENTYDFPGQLKISKRTHTVSGKAPLEITTRYEYDHMGRRIDAYEKIGSGSEVLLASYKYNELGQQIKKQLHSENNGSSYLQAVDYAYNIRGWLKSSTAPKFSMSLKYEDATTAYKQYNGNIGEMNYTGPSSGAKSFQYSYDKLNRLTSAVSTSNLLNESLTYDVMGNILSLNRTGTGYGNTTYDYVKNGVNGNQLQSTAGNIIASYGYDVNGNLLTDSKKGITLTYNYLNLPNTVAVNGTPSITYIYDATGRKLRRIEGGKNNDYVDGIHYEQSGTLAFIQTEEGRAIPNVSSYIYEYNLSDHLGNVRVSLDKDPTGIARVIQEDEYYAFGLRKGITSSSNNRYLYNGKELQEGLSQYDYGARFYDPVLGRWHVIDPLADKMRRHSPYNYAFDNPIRFIDPDGMAPAVGGPGGPFTPIGNGDQIGLIRNSTEGEREFYPVGASFKDALHFIATSLGMNALDNGVATVTSPEASTSDKVIAVAEAVVAGAGLEQPGAGKGTKTYQTYTKASPIPGEPPYVGRTSGEGTPLENIAKRDVSHHMNEQGFGPAELDMSSTDKNAIRGREQQQIDNSGGAKSKKGTSSNAIQGISDKNPKKEIYMQALQKLLGL, encoded by the coding sequence GTGAACTTCTACGATAATGAAGGCAGGGTGATTCAAAGCAAGAGCACCAATTACCTTTCAGGCCAGGATGTGGTGGAAAACACCTATGATTTTCCGGGACAGCTTAAAATATCTAAGCGCACCCATACCGTTTCAGGGAAAGCACCGCTGGAGATCACTACTCGTTATGAGTACGATCATATGGGCAGACGAATCGATGCCTATGAAAAGATCGGTAGTGGGAGCGAAGTGCTGTTAGCTTCCTACAAATACAATGAACTGGGCCAGCAGATCAAAAAACAACTGCATTCGGAAAACAATGGCAGCTCATACCTGCAAGCAGTGGATTATGCCTACAACATCCGTGGCTGGTTAAAGAGCAGTACGGCTCCAAAGTTCTCCATGAGCCTGAAATACGAGGATGCTACAACAGCCTACAAACAATACAATGGCAATATTGGGGAGATGAACTATACTGGGCCAAGCAGCGGAGCCAAAAGCTTCCAGTACAGTTACGATAAACTGAACCGTTTAACCAGCGCCGTTTCTACCAGTAACTTGCTGAATGAAAGCCTGACGTATGATGTAATGGGGAATATCCTATCCCTTAACCGGACAGGAACAGGTTATGGCAATACCACTTATGATTACGTAAAGAACGGCGTGAATGGCAATCAGCTGCAAAGCACAGCGGGCAATATTATAGCCAGCTATGGGTACGATGTAAACGGTAACCTACTTACCGATAGTAAGAAAGGAATTACCTTAACCTATAATTACTTAAACCTGCCTAATACGGTGGCAGTAAACGGAACCCCAAGTATTACGTATATTTACGACGCGACGGGACGCAAGCTTCGTCGGATTGAAGGAGGGAAGAATAATGATTATGTAGATGGCATACATTATGAGCAAAGTGGTACCTTAGCTTTCATTCAAACAGAAGAAGGCAGGGCCATCCCTAATGTAAGTTCTTATATTTATGAGTACAACCTGAGTGATCATTTGGGTAATGTAAGGGTGAGTTTGGATAAAGATCCCACTGGTATAGCACGAGTGATTCAGGAGGATGAATATTATGCATTTGGGTTGCGTAAAGGTATTACCAGCAGTTCCAATAACCGTTACCTGTACAATGGTAAAGAACTGCAGGAAGGTTTAAGTCAATATGATTACGGAGCCAGGTTCTATGATCCGGTGCTGGGTAGGTGGCATGTGATTGATCCGCTGGCAGACAAGATGCGCAGGCATTCGCCATACAATTACGCTTTTGACAATCCTATACGTTTTATTGATCCCGATGGGATGGCGCCAGCAGTTGGGGGACCAGGAGGACCATTTACACCAATTGGTAATGGTGATCAAATTGGATTGATACGAAATTCAACAGAAGGAGAAAGAGAGTTTTATCCAGTTGGAGCATCATTCAAGGACGCCTTACACTTTATTGCTACATCTTTAGGGATGAATGCTCTTGATAATGGAGTAGCAACAGTAACTTCCCCAGAAGCAAGCACAAGCGATAAAGTAATCGCTGTAGCAGAGGCTGTTGTTGCTGGAGCAGGATTGGAACAGCCGGGTGCAGGTAAAGGGACAAAGACATACCAAACTTATACAAAAGCATCCCCGATTCCGGGAGAGCCTCCATATGTTGGAAGAACAAGTGGAGAAGGAACTCCTTTAGAAAATATAGCTAAAAGAGACGTTAGTCATCACATGAATGAACAGGGGTTCGGTCCCGCTGAATTAGATATGTCATCAACTGATAAAAATGCAATACGAGGCCGAGAGCAACAACAGATAGATAATAGTGGCGGTGCTAAATCAAAAAAAGGAACATCTTCGAACGCCATCCAAGGGATTAGTGATAAAAACCCCAAAAAAGAAATCTATATGCAAGCGTTACAGAAGCTGTTAGGATTATAA
- a CDS encoding immunity 26/phosphotriesterase HocA family protein has protein sequence MKKQTRTIGSIVKIELNNGYHTYGRVLSDASFAIYDCRTNIEIQDPEIIVQKPILFIVAVYDSAVKNGRWLKVFNLPLEKELERLPFKYIQDKLDPNKFQIYDNGNIRPASKEECVGLERAAVWEPEHVEERIIDYYEGRNNKWVELFALK, from the coding sequence ATGAAAAAGCAAACTAGAACAATTGGTTCAATTGTAAAAATTGAACTTAATAACGGTTATCACACTTATGGAAGAGTTTTAAGTGATGCGTCTTTTGCGATTTATGATTGCAGAACTAATATTGAAATACAAGATCCTGAAATTATTGTACAAAAGCCTATTTTGTTTATTGTAGCAGTGTATGATTCTGCAGTTAAAAATGGAAGATGGTTAAAGGTGTTTAATTTGCCATTGGAAAAAGAATTGGAACGACTACCCTTTAAGTATATTCAGGATAAATTAGATCCTAATAAATTTCAAATTTATGATAATGGAAATATAAGACCTGCTTCAAAAGAGGAGTGTGTAGGTTTAGAGAGAGCAGCCGTTTGGGAGCCAGAACATGTGGAAGAACGAATTATTGATTATTATGAGGGAAGAAATAATAAATGGGTGGAGCTTTTCGCTCTGAAATAA